TTTTGAAAAAGATGAAGTGTTTCTCCATCTATTTCTCATTCTCAGGTCTGTTGCCTGTCAGTAAGAAGAGTTTAGATTACTTGCTGAGCCGTACTGGTGTGAGTAACGCTGTAGTCATCATCATTGGTGGGGCAGAGGAATCACTTACCTCGTCTCCAGGAGTGAACACTGTAGTCATGAAACACAGGAAGGGTTTTGTACGACTGGCTCTTGAACATGGGTGAGGAAAAGACACGAACAAGACAAGATCATGATCACGATCAAgtttaaaccagtggttctcaatcagTGATCGGACCCACTATGGGGCCTCAACAAACTTCCAAGGGGGCCACCGGATGACTAAAATGATTCTAATTAGTATATTACTATTAATACAATGAATATGCAAagtcttcttattattattaataaattaaaacagcttactcaaaggctaaaaaaaaaagaatgaagaagattaaataaatacaagtacCTTTGTTATAATTATAGCAGAAATACTGGAGGAAATATCTTACTTTCCACAGGGGAGGGGGGGCTTTGAACATTGTGAGGGACAAGTAGACAATGGGGGCATTCGAGCCAAAAACGTTAAGAACCGCTGGTTTAAACCTCCAAATCACCAGTGAATTTACATGTGATTCACTGTTCAAAATAGAAGATGGAAATCATTTTAACTAGAAGGAGGAAGAACTTGAACGAAAAAGTCATGGTGAAataatagaagttaattgattaaaaaaagggAACCCTGAAAAATGCAGCATTAGCAACTTTACCATGTATTCACATACAAACATAAGCAGCAACTTATGAAAtacttttcacatttttacatgACGACATCTCTTGTGTCTTGTTGCTGTTTACTCAGGGCTGACCTGGTTCCCGTGTACTCCTTCGGTGAGAACGAACTATTTCAACAGGTGGTTCTGTCTGAGGGCAGCGTGGGTCGACGGCTGCAGGCTCTTTTTAAGCAGATTATGGGTTTTGCTCCATGTCTCTTCACTGGGGGGCGCTGGCTGCTTCTGCCATACAGACGTCCTGTCACCACTGTAGGTAGGTTCAAAACACTTGCATTTCACTATATAATATTTGCTAAATTATTGATTTTGCAAAGTTAATGTATAGAACTACCGAGCTTTTATTCAGACAGTACAAGTAGCATGTTTTAGTGAATGCAGTGTACCTTTGTCTCTTTCAGTGGGCGGTCCCATTACTGTGCCTAAGGTTGGCAGTCCATCTCAGGAACAGGTGGATCATTACCACAGTTTATACATGAAGGCTCTGTCTGAACTTTTCCACAAACATAAAACCAGCTGCGGACTGGCCGAAACACACGAGCTGCGCTTCATATAGAATTGTTGGAAAGCACAAAGTTATTGAAACAGCTGAGAAACAtacttatttcagttttgttttcatgttgaaTATTTTAGCTTTTCGGTTCTCCTAAATGATGCTCAAAGCACAAAGTGAACGGGATGAATGCAATTTGGGGTCTAAATCAGAATGATGCTCATATGGAGCTGTATATTATGTGCCgtaaatgaacaacaacaacaaaaaactttagTCTAAGGATTTACCACCTTTATCAGTGATGAAACACTGGAAATTTAAAACATGTTAGTGCTCATAATGAAATTATGTGTGAAGAGTATTGAGGGGAAATGGTatttttaagtgtgaaaatatttccagctcataattattttttatacttttagaaATATGGATGAtttatgcatgtattttaatgtttttacctTAAATCCATCAGTGACATTTTCAAGTGCACAGCAAAGTCTTAAAAATACATGTCTTCTTGCAAAACAGATCACAAACCAAGCACATTTTTACCACTTCTAGTCATTTAATTGTTTCAGAAAACAGCATTTTATAGCAATAAACATGTATACATATTTACAAACAAAAGCAATACTTTGTGTTAAATTATAAAACTTCATATACAAAAACCATTGTTAACTGCTGCAGGTTCCTTTAATTATGAAATCTGTGAATAGGTATTTTGCTTTCTAAAGAAcatgttttttacttttgtaacCATAAGATGCAAGTCTTTCCTTCCTGCCAATCATGGTCATTTAGTACAAAACACGTCAACAGCAGTTTTTCAGTTGCATTGACTTATATTTTAATAAGAACAGAATTAACTCCAATTACAATACTTcaacagctcttttttttttttttttgcaaatgcttTGTTTCATCCTATTATGTGAATTTTCAAATGAAGTGCAGAGATGACAGGttattattttaacagtcaggTCAAAGGCTTCTAGTGATTTACATCTCAACATGTTTATTGTGCAGGCAAATTAATGTAATGCTTCTGAGGGACATAAATCGCAAGTGTGCATTTTGACCCATAagcttattttaattttgataggAGTTCAGTTGAGGAGCAAATCATACCGTCCACTTTAGACACCTGAAAAGACAAAGAGCTCAATTTACACACATTTCATCTTCCCTAGTCCTATTAGTTTACTTTAgtatttaatctattttaatgGGGTTTCATTTCTTAAATGGATAATGAAAATTCTGCCCTCATTTACCTACCctaaacctgtataactttctcCTTCTtggaaaacattcttcaaaatatattcttctccacagaaaaacaaagccatacaggtttggacgtGAGGTAAACGATgccaattttaattttggggtgaattgttCGATTATCTTATCTTGCGGTGTCAGTGTGTGATAACACAATTGTTTGTGTGCTATTATCTGGTTTCACTTTTGAGGAATAGTGTTGCGTTCCACCCACACGTGTGAGCGAGTGTTACCTGGTCTCATGGTGTGTTCCTAAACATCGGACACAGCAGTAGCGAGCTCCACATGACACACAAGTGTAGTTTGATGGAAAGCCGCACACTGCACAGAAATGACGCTGAGGAAACTTCGAGGGCTCAGCGCATGCAATCAGATAGTTCGGACCCTCACTGACACTCAAgtcctgaaagagagagagagaggggtacaaaTACAAAACATATCCAGGTCTCCAAAAAAGAGAAGAAACTAGATTTTGTTTAAGCCAGGAACTAATAATTTTACATGGTGTGCATAAATTTGACTATTGaggaatcttttttattttttttttacgttatacGAGTCATGACATTCACCCAAGAAAAGAGTGCGAGTTTCTCTCTGGATGTTTCTCAGCACAGATGCGTTACCTCCTCCTCAAGAAGAGCCTGGAAGTTTTTACGGAACCTCTGTTTAAAATGATCACCCCTCGTCTTCTTTCTCCGCTTGCCTTGAAATCAGAATCCAATTTAGGCGAGAACAATAAAGACAAACACAGCTGTCAACGTCGGATAGAGTTCGTAAAGAAGGATTTAATGCGAGCAAAAGGATGGGCACTGATGCACAACACCGACTCGATTCGTTACCGGATTCGTTGCTCTCGTCGAACTGCGGCAGCCGCTTAACGAGCTGCGGGAGGCTCGCGTGAGGATCGTCCTGGAAGTTGTCTTTCTCGAGCGCCTCGAGCTGGCGGGTTAAACGGCGATGGCGCGTCATGCTGTCCAGCACGCGCCGCTGGTTGGGATCCTGCGAGCGGACTGAGGAGGACAAGTCTGAATGTGAACTACAGCTGGATTTACATGATCTGATAATATCAATCTATCAAAAAACTGTTGACATGTTTAGCCGCAAATTATGAGAAGCGTAGGGACAGAAACAGATCAAAAAGCATTACAATTAATTTATGCCATGCGGTGATATAAGTCAAAGGATATACAAAAGTTTACTTGACGCACGGTTACCGGTTGTTTTCTTCTCCGCCATGGCCGGAAGTATGAGAAGCAGAATTATTCTTCTTGATTTGTGTTTGTTCTCAATCTGCTCGCGCACTACTGGCCTCTAGCGAACTGCTGTGCAATGATCATCTAGCTAAAGTTAGCTCTCCAAGCACATGATcctcccatagacagtaaaagaaatggacacagcgaccccattggaactcaattgagaaaagtgaagcccatttttagcgatttttagcacttccgtttctgacgcgcagactcaaacgaagcttgacgacgtcagcaacctgtctgacagatgtaaatcttccaAGTGGCTGTGCGTCCAAACTGccgagttctttgtcgtgagtgagcaggagtaaggaGTAAGTAGTAAGTaagagcaggagtaagtattctgattaattattttgtatagtattttaaaatgtaacgccagtacgccatattaagttaattgcctgcgagcttctcctcctgtctacggtaatgcgacagagagtcaagtggttatgacgcaatcgttagcctattttttacaaaaactgtttatatggggccataatgtaacatagaaggtaatggagccctttatacattgttgtgtatctttagaaataaataatggacaaacggagtctttaaacgcctcagatgtaaagttattcgctgtcaaagtgacgccaaaatgaatgagagtcaatgggaatgctaacgcaagtgaagttctgctacaagatgtcAGCCCCCACCAGACTTCAAcatccggtcgagttccttgccccctggatCCTCCCGCATTACGGAATAGGTCTGAATTAGCAGTAGAATTGGCTGCTAGGTGGCGctgtaaccaaaaaaaaaaaaaaaaaattgcgtccCAGTATGGAGGGCcgtttcagcataaaaacgttCCAGCGTTACTtgtcgtaattatatttttactagtaacaattaaatGAAAGAGCTCTATAATCTAATTTGTACTAGTAACAactacaattatagagctctataattacatttttactagtaacaattatgattgaTTATTAGTGCTTTTAGTGCAAGTTGTCTAAAAACAATTTGGTGCttcctacactcaaaaaaatttactttcacctttgccaatgtacttaaaaaaattaatttaacaatgtgaacttaatttagtctagttcattcaacaaaaaaagtgtgtattgtcagctttacttaaaaattatttgttcagccaacataataTTGTAACAgcataaaagtaacagattaataaaaccaatacagacttgaatctcattggctgatgattttgcagtgtattatgggtaattgttttCCTGTCACCCTCTTGCAGAAGTGTAACACCATTAGATAGGTACCTGAGTAATAAAAGATCACAGTTGAGTTAAAGAACCTCTGATTTAATTTAGAACAAATAAATGGTTGGAAATGCAACAttgcgtttgtgtttgtgctCTGTTTGATGAGCTGTAATTAAGTAATGGTCTTTGTGTTGAATCGTGTTGAGCGGCTGCACTCTTATTTATTGATTCAGTGTTATGGACTTAATTAAATCCTAATTAAAGAGTGTAGTGTTTCTGAagtggaattattaattttttgtcatCATTAATTACAATTTTCATGTACAATTAACTCAATTGAGTGGAATCTgttgacataatatttttaattaaacccaacatttcattttttggaGTGTAATGTGGGACACTGACAAGTCTATGATAAAAGTCCAAAatctatgataatgatgatagtaatagtaatgataataataataatgacattgataataataatgatcataatagTAAAAGTTCTGAAAAGGCCAAAGTCTATGATAAAGGCCAAAatctatgataatgatgatagtaataataatgataatgaaaatcgTCTAGTAATTCTCTTGGttatggatggattgattgataattgaacatcatcagacaaataatacaatactattttactaaacaacaaacacaatcattCTATTATTGCATATCAATACTAAAACtctgtgaatattttaaaataatttattctccTTAATATCAAGTTTGTCAAAAGGCTTTCATCTCAGGCATCatcttaattttactttaatgtgaacatgattaatgttacctaagtctgtaaaatatttcaggATACTTTAGAACCACGctacaggacttttattttgaaacgcaCTTTTGTAGGTGGGAAATCTGCAATCTGTTTTGCATCTCATGAATAGGAGTTTCTActagtaataatacaattttagagctctgtaaaatatagtaaaatggtaaaaatataattacgacgagTAACGCTGGAACGTTTTTATGCTGAATCGGCCTTCCATATCCCAGGATTATTAGAATAGAAACATTGTTCTTGACCTATTCTCGCAGaggcccactagggggcctccAATACACAAATCTCAACCTTCTGAAGATAAACTCAGCAAGAAACACATTTATGTCCTTCAtgtattttgatgattttcaaatATCCCTTCCTCTGGAAGATTCGTATATCCAGCTTAAACAGCTAACATATCAATCATGTCTGTTTTCTGTATCTCATTTCCACAAATCATTCTACataataaattttttatcaaGTATTATAAATAAACGCATTTCTCTATTATTTATACAGTTCTAGAGTAAAAATTATGTCAGATGTATATATTCATGTATGTATGTAGGAGCACCTTAAAAACACgcaacaaattccttgtgtgtttgcGCACACGAATAAAGCTAATTTTGATTTTGAtaatctttaaattattatttgtgaatGTGTTTATGAGATTTTAAAAAGTGGGATGAGTAAAAGTTTAAACACCAGTTGGAATGAGGTTATGCATTAATAACACCTTACCAGAAGAGAAAACTTGGGGAAAGTAGATGATTAAGTTCAGGATTTTGTACTTTGTACTTTTCAGTAATAAACATAGCCTActattattaaacaataacagAATATCTTCATGAGAATCCATATATCACGTACCTTAACTTATAAATGTAGCCTAATATCaactaattaaattaatcattcaaatattcaagtttttctttctgtTGGCTTCGGTTTATATAAAACACGTAGGCTATACGTGATGTTGTCATAGTTTTAGAGGTTTACGCATATAGCGTTAGATGAAAGTGAAAGAAGGTTGAGCTTTTATTAGATGAAAGGGAAAGTGTTGGACAGTGACTCTTGATTTGAACGACCAAGCCGCAGCACTTAAAGCCTCTGAAGAAAAACCTACGGTGAGTAGCCTATACGTGTTACTGTGTCCATGCAGGCTCCATTAATTTccattatttacagaaaaaagtCTGTTAACGTTACCCTGTCATTTCTGCGTGTGTTTATTCGTTTTTAAGTGCATTATCACAGAGCGTAGAATGAAGTACCAAATTAGGGGCGTTTTTTGAATCTGTAAAATAGGTTACAAATGTGCGGAAATAGTTTATTAACAGTGTTTTAGAGTAAATGAGATATAGCTACttcaaatactatttttttaaaataatttgttcatattttatgtGATTGTAAGAGCATTATCACAGAGCCTAGAATTAGGGTAAGAACGGTGTGATCACACATCAGTGCTTCGCTTACactaaaatttttttaaatattaggaCAAGATGAAGTGAAAGCTACGCGGCGCTTAAGCAAGATGACAAGACACGTGTGCTCGCCTTGAAGCAACGCGAGAGTGATTCTGAAGTACAAGGATCCTTTttcggtactttgatgtcatacaacgATCGAACGGAGGAGCCCCTCCCTTCCCCTCTCTCCCCTCCCTAATCAGAACGTGACGAGTTTCAAAAGCAAAAGTGAAAGCGATTGGTGTCCTGGTTCCGACTCTGGGCGTCATGATTTTTTGCAACTATAGCCGACGCTGCATCAATCTTTCGATTGCGTCTATCTAAAAACCGAGGTAGCATTTACAATAAGGAGCCCTGTGTCAAAGAAACAGCTGAGGGATTTTTTTTCGAGCGAAACCGGTGAAACATAAAAAGGTAGATAACtgattaaaattaattcaaatataaaaacatatcagTTTCGTGTTAAAAAATGCTTTCAGAACTCGATCAGATGAAAGAAAGAAACTATGAATAGACATGATGTGACAAACTTGAAGGCACAGGATTTGAAGACTTCCTGCCTTTTTAGATACAGCCCTTTACAGTATTGTAcagtttaaaaatttttttttctcctaatttttattaaacatatagCCTAGTTTCTGTTTTGTAAGGTACTATTTGAAGAATGtgtctaataatttttttttaagtttgtatcCTTAATGCAATATGTAGTATCCATTTTAACCATTCTTCAaccattttatgttttttccccCTAATTTTGGATTCAGGACAGACAATGGATTGTGCTGCACAAGACTTCAAGACATCTCTTAACAGGAAAGGCTTTAAGGAGGTCTCTTCCCTTCAGCAATGTCATTTCTTACTGTTTTTCTGCCCCATTATTTCTCGTGCTGGAACTGATATTGACGCTGCAGTGAAGCACATCAATCAAGTGAAAGGTCATTTACAATTGTGAAAAGCTAGATTAGGCtaatgaaaatacatatttaattaaacttattaaacaaatacattttttatgatcCAGTTAACAATCCACTTATAATTGCCTTACAGCTTCCAGTTTTCACATATCAGTGCCAGTCATCATGGTGGTGCTCCATCACACTTTTGACCCAGAGAAACTTATACTCGACAGCAACAATGTTATAGTGAGCGAGTACATATCTGCAGTGGACTGTCTGTTTGATGACAATGGATTACTGAATGGATGTCAGAAGAATAAGAATGCAATTGATAAAATTATAGCGGACTTAAAAAGTAAGGTAGGTTGATCACAGTGCCCTTTACACAAACTAATGTGTTTTGCACAGttattaacaaaaagaaaaaagaaaaggttttaatttttaaatgtgggTTTTTCTAATAAAGCGGATGAAGGAGTGAGGGTGaatttgtcacacacacacatatatatatatatatatatatatatattatttgtattttttttggaaagtcaGGAAGGaaatgctaaaaaatattatttcctgTAGTCTCAGTAGATGTTTACCCATCCATGACAACTTTCACTTCAGGGAAACCCGGAATCATGAAAAGGGTCCAAAGTGAAatgttaaatgtgtgttttattgctgtaaatacagatatattgatttattaatttcccTTTCAGAACTGGACTTTATATCATTGCCTGAATAGTAAGTATTCCAAGCCTTACATTCTTCATTATTCAGTGAAATCTTCACTTTTATAATCTGACACTGTAATTAAtagttacaattataaaataaatataaggcaTATGATAtcatattcttttttatttttgcaaaagatAATGTAAATCTACGTCTATCCACAGACCAGTATGCAGAAAATGTGCACTTAATCCCTGACAGACCAGTGCCGGATCAGAGGAGAACCATTCATTTCTTCGGGCATGATGTACCCACaactttaataattatttgtgtttctgtttttgttcttcTGATTTTACTGATTGTTCTGCTACCaattttgctgaaataaaacaaagaatgaaaggaccatttttgttattttcagaaGAAATTGTTCAGTGGTAATTGTAGTAATAATGCATTGCATGAAGATAATTAAACATTGAGCATAAATAATTAACAGGTTCTTTGATAATATGTGTATGTAAACCATAATTATATAGGAAAAATAGCCTATACATTAACTTCACTTTAAGTGTTTTGTGATTGAAATATTGTATTGAATCAATCACACTCAAATATTTGCATGTCAGTCTAAAAAAAAGGTTGTTGTTCGCGAAACGTAAATAAACAGCTGTTTGACTTACTTCTGACAATTGTTTCAGTGTTTGTCTACCACCCTAActtctcatcttttttttttaattcatgattcTTTCCACACCAAAAAGGAACAAAAAGACCAAACCACAAAAGCTTTAGTActcacattattttaaattatacaaataaggtttatgtgacactgaagactgtagtaatggctgatgaaaatgtagctttttacAAACAAAAGCAATTATTTGTGTTAAATTACAAAACTTCATATACAAAAAACATTGTTAACTGCTACAGGTTCCTTTAATTATGAAATCTGTGAATAGGCATTTTGCTTTCTAAAGAACATGTTTTTAACTTTTGTAACCATAAGATGCAAGTCTTTCCTTCATGCCAATCGTGGTCATTTAGTCCAAAACATGTCAACAgcggttcctcttcaggaactcgagctgcgtctaGAACGAATGGGGACCGTGTCGAGCGTGACGTTTCTGAATAACGTttataatcagtccaatggaaagGCAAGACATCATAggtgggtgacgtcagagaccaggaagcataaaagcataatcagccttgtgtcttcagcaagcgctctgtgtgtgtgtcagtcactaTCTGTTTGTGggtcttatttagtgtcgtttgtccaAGCGTGTACGTCTGCAGACTGCAACTTGACTTGTAACTTGAAGTGGGTGTAACTTGAAGTAGGAGGCGTAAcgatagactgtataaaaacatggacgtagtgtccgtgacgtcacccgtagactcctgaagtttgtttttgaagcctaaagtgtgtagagcaggccgtcgccatcttggcagcgcgtcaccgcacAACCCTCCCagataatcaaaaatgggcaaaaaggcgggagctagttgctgaagccacacccacctagcACGATGGCAACGTCTGCAGACTGCAACTTGACTTGTAACTTGAAGTGGGTGTAACTTGAAGTAGGAGGCGTAAcgatagactgtataaaaacatggacgtagtgtccgtgacgtcacccgtagactcctgaagtttgtttttgaagcctaaagtgtgtagagcaggctgtcgccatcttggcagcgcgtcaccgcacAACCCTCCCggataatcaaaaatgggcaa
The sequence above is drawn from the Carassius auratus strain Wakin chromosome 5, ASM336829v1, whole genome shotgun sequence genome and encodes:
- the LOC113077565 gene encoding zinc finger HIT domain-containing protein 1-like isoform X5 yields the protein MAEKKTTGNLRSQDPNQRRVLDSMTRHRRLTRQLEALEKDNFQDDPHASLPQLVKRLPQFDESNESGKRRKKTRGDHFKQRFRKNFQALLEEEDLSVSEGPNYLIACAEPSKFPQRHFCAVCGFPSNYTCVSCGARYCCVRCLGTHHETRCLKWTV
- the mogat3b gene encoding 2-acylglycerol O-acyltransferase 3b isoform X1 → MGTDNELMGKEDRSQWKELIEDISVLQWVFSFLFLGAACLLLMIYLMFTSLWLFPTLYFSWQIYDWHTPERGGRRTKFVRNWEVWKHFRDYFPVKLVKTAELNPSKNYIMGCHPHGIMCVGAFSCFSTDRNGFAETFPGIRPVLAILAGLFRLPLFREYILAAGLLPVSKKSLDYLLSRTGVSNAVVIIIGGAEESLTSSPGVNTVVMKHRKGFVRLALEHGADLVPVYSFGENELFQQVVLSEGSVGRRLQALFKQIMGFAPCLFTGGRWLLLPYRRPVTTVVGGPITVPKVGSPSQEQVDHYHSLYMKALSELFHKHKTSCGLAETHELRFI
- the mogat3b gene encoding 2-acylglycerol O-acyltransferase 3b isoform X2, whose amino-acid sequence is MGKEDRSQWKELIEDISVLQWVFSFLFLGAACLLLMIYLMFTSLWLFPTLYFSWQIYDWHTPERGGRRTKFVRNWEVWKHFRDYFPVKLVKTAELNPSKNYIMGCHPHGIMCVGAFSCFSTDRNGFAETFPGIRPVLAILAGLFRLPLFREYILAAGLLPVSKKSLDYLLSRTGVSNAVVIIIGGAEESLTSSPGVNTVVMKHRKGFVRLALEHGADLVPVYSFGENELFQQVVLSEGSVGRRLQALFKQIMGFAPCLFTGGRWLLLPYRRPVTTVVGGPITVPKVGSPSQEQVDHYHSLYMKALSELFHKHKTSCGLAETHELRFI
- the LOC113077565 gene encoding zinc finger HIT domain-containing protein 1-like isoform X4, giving the protein MAEKKTTVRSQDPNQRRVLDSMTRHRRLTRQLEALEKDNFQDDPHASLPQLVKRLPQFDESNESGNESSKRRKKTRGDHFKQRFRKNFQALLEEEDLSVSEGPNYLIACAEPSKFPQRHFCAVCGFPSNYTCVSCGARYCCVRCLGTHHETRCLKWTV
- the LOC113077565 gene encoding zinc finger HIT domain-containing protein 1-like isoform X1; the encoded protein is MAEKKTTGNRASIRSQDPNQRRVLDSMTRHRRLTRQLEALEKDNFQDDPHASLPQLVKRLPQFDESNESGNESSKRRKKTRGDHFKQRFRKNFQALLEEEDLSVSEGPNYLIACAEPSKFPQRHFCAVCGFPSNYTCVSCGARYCCVRCLGTHHETRCLKWTV
- the LOC113077565 gene encoding zinc finger HIT domain-containing protein 1-like isoform X6, whose product is MAEKKTTVRSQDPNQRRVLDSMTRHRRLTRQLEALEKDNFQDDPHASLPQLVKRLPQFDESNESGKRRKKTRGDHFKQRFRKNFQALLEEEDLSVSEGPNYLIACAEPSKFPQRHFCAVCGFPSNYTCVSCGARYCCVRCLGTHHETRCLKWTV
- the LOC113077565 gene encoding zinc finger HIT domain-containing protein 1-like isoform X3; this translates as MAEKKTTGNRASIRSQDPNQRRVLDSMTRHRRLTRQLEALEKDNFQDDPHASLPQLVKRLPQFDESNESGKRRKKTRGDHFKQRFRKNFQALLEEEDLSVSEGPNYLIACAEPSKFPQRHFCAVCGFPSNYTCVSCGARYCCVRCLGTHHETRCLKWTV
- the LOC113077565 gene encoding zinc finger HIT domain-containing protein 1-like isoform X2, with product MAEKKTTGNLRSQDPNQRRVLDSMTRHRRLTRQLEALEKDNFQDDPHASLPQLVKRLPQFDESNESGNESSKRRKKTRGDHFKQRFRKNFQALLEEEDLSVSEGPNYLIACAEPSKFPQRHFCAVCGFPSNYTCVSCGARYCCVRCLGTHHETRCLKWTV